From Candidatus Nitricoxidivorans perseverans, the proteins below share one genomic window:
- a CDS encoding EAL domain-containing protein — MYRQLWLAIIVSMCLALAGSLFASLLSARGYLEQQLGMKNADNAAALALALSQQSPDAVMVELAAAALFDSGHYESIHVTDPFGKTIVERTAPTDEYDVPAWFARSLPIKAPPGVARISSGWKQFGTVTLVSHSRFAYRALWKSALEMLGALVLAGIIGGLLGSMILRRLRRPLQAVIDQARAITERRFITIPEPEVPELRQLAGAMNATVERLKAMFDEEAARLEAVRQEANFDPLTGLANRDYFMARLRAVAECDESTGGSLFLVRIADLADINRRIGRAATDDLLRRIGSAVGARTGQHADGLAGHLNGADFALLLPGGHGARIVADDLLQSLVQEASPFIEHGPTAFIGFGSFGCDRKMDSLLAQVDAALAGVQAEGANGVREAVLAGDDEVPRSAGQWAQLIRRALDQHWVRLIDFPVTDMAGGLIHRECPLRLMLDGKGEWLPAGRFLPMAERLKLTPEIDLAAVTLGLEQLSDNPAAPGLAVNLSASSIHDGNFRRQLRTLLDGQHAADRLWLGVAETGALKYLSDFRLFCRELDGTGCKLGLKHFGRQFSQIGQLHDLALDYLKVDASFVRGIDGHAGNQAFLKGLAGIAHGIGLTVLAEGVLSEAELATLAELGFDGATGPAVKDTAP; from the coding sequence ATGTATCGTCAATTGTGGCTCGCCATCATCGTCAGCATGTGCCTGGCCCTGGCCGGAAGCCTCTTTGCCTCGCTGCTGTCGGCCCGGGGCTATCTGGAGCAGCAGCTCGGCATGAAGAATGCCGACAACGCCGCCGCCCTCGCTCTCGCCTTGAGCCAGCAGAGCCCGGATGCGGTGATGGTGGAACTGGCCGCGGCCGCCCTGTTCGACAGCGGCCATTACGAATCGATTCACGTCACCGACCCCTTCGGGAAAACCATCGTCGAACGAACGGCGCCGACGGATGAATACGACGTCCCCGCCTGGTTCGCCCGCAGCCTGCCCATAAAGGCCCCGCCCGGCGTCGCCCGAATCAGCAGCGGCTGGAAGCAGTTCGGCACCGTCACGCTGGTCAGCCACAGCCGCTTCGCCTATCGCGCCCTCTGGAAAAGCGCCCTGGAAATGCTGGGTGCGCTGGTGCTGGCCGGCATCATCGGCGGCCTGCTCGGCAGCATGATCCTGCGCCGGCTGCGCCGGCCTCTCCAGGCGGTCATCGACCAGGCCCGGGCCATCACCGAGCGGCGTTTCATCACCATCCCGGAACCCGAAGTGCCCGAACTGCGCCAATTGGCCGGCGCCATGAACGCCACCGTCGAGCGACTGAAGGCCATGTTCGACGAGGAGGCCGCGCGCTTGGAGGCCGTTCGCCAGGAAGCGAACTTCGATCCGCTCACCGGCCTGGCCAACCGCGACTACTTCATGGCCCGGCTGCGCGCCGTGGCGGAATGCGACGAATCGACCGGCGGCTCGCTGTTCCTGGTGCGCATCGCCGATCTGGCCGACATCAATCGGCGGATCGGCCGCGCCGCCACCGACGATTTGCTGCGGCGCATCGGCAGTGCCGTGGGCGCCCGTACCGGGCAGCATGCCGACGGCCTGGCCGGCCATCTCAACGGCGCTGACTTTGCCCTCCTGCTGCCGGGCGGGCACGGCGCCCGGATAGTGGCCGACGATCTGCTCCAGTCCCTGGTACAGGAGGCTTCCCCGTTCATCGAGCACGGCCCCACCGCCTTCATCGGCTTCGGTAGCTTCGGCTGCGACCGGAAAATGGACAGCCTGCTCGCCCAGGTGGATGCGGCCCTGGCCGGCGTCCAGGCCGAGGGCGCCAATGGCGTTCGCGAAGCCGTCCTGGCCGGCGACGACGAGGTGCCGAGGAGCGCGGGACAGTGGGCGCAATTGATCCGCCGCGCTCTCGATCAGCACTGGGTTCGGCTGATCGACTTCCCCGTCACCGATATGGCCGGCGGCCTGATCCACCGCGAATGCCCCCTGCGCCTGATGCTCGACGGCAAAGGCGAATGGCTGCCGGCCGGACGCTTCCTGCCCATGGCGGAGCGGCTCAAGCTGACCCCGGAGATCGACCTGGCAGCCGTCACCCTCGGCCTGGAACAACTCTCGGACAATCCGGCCGCGCCCGGCCTCGCCGTCAACCTCTCGGCCAGTTCCATCCACGACGGGAATTTCCGCCGCCAGCTGCGCACCCTGCTCGACGGGCAGCACGCCGCCGACCGCCTATGGCTGGGAGTGGCCGAGACGGGCGCACTCAAGTACCTGAGCGACTTCCGCCTGTTCTGCCGCGAATTGGACGGCACCGGCTGCAAGCTCGGCCTCAAACACTTCGGACGACAGTTCAGCCAGATCGGCCAGCTGCACGATCTGGCGCTGGACTACCTGAAGGTCGACGCCAGCTTCGTCCGCGGCATCGACGGCCACGCCGGCAACCAGGCCTTCCTCAAGGGGCTCGCCGGCATCGCGCACGGCATCGGCCTCACGGTACTCGCCGAAGGCGTGCTCAGCGAGGCGGAACTGGCCACCCTGGCGGAACTGGGCTTCGACGGCGCCACCGGGCCGGCGGTGAAGGACACCGCGCCATAA
- a CDS encoding HlyD family type I secretion periplasmic adaptor subunit: MKLRLLSAAKRLHGWLMDWRSDPDHLETDFIRDADYVIKQQEPLRAKVLLKSVGVVFAVFVAWAAVARIDEITRGEGKVIPSRQLQVLQSLDGGIVEEILVREGQVVEKDQILLRIDPTRFESSARESRAQHLALLAKVARLRALAENKPFEAPEEVLKEDPKTVDEERRMYETSRSSLAAQVSIARQQMTQRQQELAEMRARREQAVQAYELTARELAVTKPLLGSGAVSEVELLRLERDTSRFRGERDMAAAQIFRSQAAIAEASRKIQEVELAFRNEVGKELADAAAKLNAISESSVGIEDRVKHAALRSSVRGTVKRLLVNTVGGVVQPGRDVVEVVPLEDNLLLEAKVLPKDIAFLRPGQRAMVRFTAYDFSVYGGLEATLEHIGADSVTDEKGNTFYIVRVRTTRPTLGDNLPIIPGMVAEVDIITGQKSILSYLLKPVLRAKQMALTER; the protein is encoded by the coding sequence ATGAAGCTTCGGTTGCTCTCCGCGGCCAAGAGGCTGCATGGCTGGCTTATGGACTGGAGATCGGATCCGGACCACCTGGAAACCGATTTCATCCGCGACGCCGACTACGTCATCAAGCAGCAGGAGCCCCTGCGGGCGAAGGTGCTGCTCAAGAGCGTCGGCGTTGTCTTCGCCGTGTTCGTCGCGTGGGCGGCCGTGGCGCGGATCGACGAGATCACACGCGGCGAGGGCAAGGTGATCCCCTCCCGGCAATTGCAGGTGTTGCAAAGCTTGGACGGCGGCATCGTCGAGGAGATCCTCGTGCGGGAGGGGCAGGTCGTCGAGAAGGACCAGATCCTCCTGCGCATCGATCCGACGCGCTTCGAGTCTTCCGCGCGGGAGAGCCGCGCCCAGCACTTGGCGCTCCTGGCGAAAGTGGCCCGGCTGCGCGCACTGGCAGAGAACAAGCCCTTCGAAGCGCCCGAGGAAGTCCTCAAGGAGGATCCGAAGACCGTGGACGAGGAGCGGCGCATGTACGAGACGTCCAGGTCAAGCCTGGCGGCCCAGGTCTCCATCGCCCGCCAGCAGATGACCCAGCGCCAGCAGGAACTGGCAGAGATGCGCGCCAGGCGCGAGCAGGCCGTCCAGGCCTACGAGCTGACGGCGAGGGAACTGGCCGTGACCAAACCGCTGCTCGGCTCGGGCGCTGTCTCCGAAGTGGAGCTGTTGCGCCTGGAGCGGGACACCTCCCGCTTCCGGGGCGAGCGCGACATGGCCGCGGCGCAGATATTTCGCAGCCAGGCGGCCATCGCCGAGGCCAGCCGCAAGATCCAGGAAGTGGAACTGGCCTTCCGCAACGAGGTCGGCAAGGAACTGGCCGATGCCGCCGCCAAGCTCAATGCCATCTCCGAGAGCAGCGTCGGCATCGAGGACCGGGTCAAGCATGCGGCCCTGCGTTCGTCGGTGAGGGGCACCGTCAAGCGCCTGCTGGTCAATACCGTCGGCGGCGTCGTCCAGCCCGGCCGGGATGTCGTCGAGGTGGTGCCGCTTGAGGACAACCTGCTGTTGGAGGCCAAGGTGCTGCCCAAGGACATCGCCTTCCTGCGGCCGGGCCAGCGGGCCATGGTGCGCTTCACCGCCTACGACTTCTCCGTCTACGGCGGGCTGGAGGCGACGCTGGAGCACATCGGCGCCGACTCGGTGACCGACGAGAAAGGCAACACCTTCTACATCGTTCGCGTACGGACCACCCGGCCCACCCTGGGCGACAACCTGCCCATCATCCCCGGCATGGTCGCCGAAGTGGACATCATCACCGGCCAGAAAAGCATCCTCTCCTACCTCCTGAAGCCCGTGCTGCGAGCCAAGCAGATGGCCCTGACGGAACGCTGA